Within Microterricola gilva, the genomic segment ATCGCAATCCCCGTGTACCTCGGCATTCAGGACAGCGCGAAGGACAGCGCGGTCAAGTCCGACCTCACCAACGCTAAGACGGCAGTCGTCGGCTTCTACACGGACAACCCGTCCGCGACCACCGGACCCGCCCTCACCGCCGCAGCGCTCGGCAAGTACGGCTTCAGCACGACGGATGGCGTCACGCTTGCCTACAAGACGGCCCCGACCACCTCGGGTTCGGACTTCTGCATTGACGGCACCCGCAGCAACAGCACTGTCAAGTTCAGCATCACTGCCAATGGCAGTGTCGCGAACGTGGCCTGTTCCTAGCTGACAAGTGAAAGGTGGGGTGTCGCACGCGGCGCCCCACCTTTCTGGCTCGGTAACACAGAACGACAGTCCCGACCCCAACCACCCCGACCCCTACTTCGTGGGAGGTGAAGAATGAAGCTCGTCCGCAAACGGATGCCTGCTGAGGACGATTCCGGAGTTGGCCTCATTGAGATCATCATTGCGATGATGCTTCTGGCGATTATCGCCATAGCGATTCTCCCCACGCTCATTCAGGGTCTCAAACTGTCCTCCGCGAATGCGACCTTTGCCTCGGCCACCGCGATTGTTAACGGGCAGCTTGAAGACGCCCGGTCGTACAAGAGCTGTGCCGCGGTTACGCCGACCAACACGACGGCCACCGATGCGCGGGGAGTCACACTGAAGGTCGTGCGAACCGTCGGCACGTGCCCGGCGGCGCTCGTCAGCTATCCCGCTTCTATTCCGGTGATCGTCACCGTGACGCGCGCCGACACGGGGGTCATCATCTCCGCACGTACCTCCGTCTACGTCGAGGGGC encodes:
- a CDS encoding type IV pilin protein codes for the protein MRTMLNTLGDRRTALQNQDEQKGFTLIELLVVVIIIGILAAIAIPVYLGIQDSAKDSAVKSDLTNAKTAVVGFYTDNPSATTGPALTAAALGKYGFSTTDGVTLAYKTAPTTSGSDFCIDGTRSNSTVKFSITANGSVANVACS